The Hevea brasiliensis isolate MT/VB/25A 57/8 chromosome 1, ASM3005281v1, whole genome shotgun sequence genome has a window encoding:
- the LOC110665686 gene encoding protein SODIUM POTASSIUM ROOT DEFECTIVE 2-like: MKRIDLFCASSSSTAICSSLDHRYMVRRGTTTPIDHQKSKPYSPCSSHHLPFNPKPYHEKSRKSSANKQGDFRRKRSDDNGRESSGITTCAKQISDLSRKSSADISDRQSPRGSSSRYLLSDDEVPYIDWISQSDHASTLVPGSKPSHKGSNNAPALPRRSSSLANYSRDWILESHQITKSRHSSSIDHSPALKSSSSACSHDQVVVLWVSIDCKGCERKVRKHISKMEGVTSFSIDLATKKVTVIGNVTPLGVLASVSKVKNAQLWPCPATSSTPSSIPSSRWST, encoded by the exons ATGAAAAGAATTGATCTTTTCtgtgcttcttcttcttccacaGCTATCTGCTCTAGCCTAGACCATCGTTACATGGTCCGCAGAGGCACCACTACACCTATTGATCACCAGAAATCCAAGCCTTATTCTCCTTGTTCGTCTCATCATTTACCCTTTAATCCAAAACCTTACCATGAGAAGAGCAGAAAGAGTTCTGCGAATAAGCAAGGCGATTTTCGCAGGAAAAGATCTGATGATAATGGTAGGGAGAGTAGTGGGATTACTACTTGTGCTAAGCAAATTAGTGATTTAAGTAGAAAAAGCTCTGCTGATATAAGTGATCGCCAAAGTCCAAGAGGATCCTCCTCTAGGTATCTTCTGAGTGATGATGAAGTACCCTATATTGATTGGATTTCTCAGTCTGATCATGCCTCCACATTGGTCCCTGGTTCCAAGCCTAGCCACAAAGGCTCAAATAATGCTCCTGCTCTTCCTCGAAGGTCTTCTTCGCTAGCTAATTACTCTCGTGATTGGATTTTGGAGTCTCATCAAATTACAAAGTCTAGGCATTCCAGCTCTATCGATCATTCTCCTGCTTTAAAATCTTCTTCCTCAGCTTGTTCCCATGACCAG GTTGTGGTTTTGTGGGTGTCAATCGATTGCAAGGGCTgtgaaagaaaagtgagaaagcaTATTTCCAAAATGGAAG GAGTAACATCATTCAGCATAGATTTGGCTACAAAGAAAGTTACTGTCATAGGAAATGTGACCCCATTAGGTGTTCTTGCTAGTGTGTCCAAGGTGAAGAATGCACAGCTTTGGCCATGTCCGGCAACATCGTCAACTCCATCCTCCATCCCCTCCTCCAGATGGTCGACCTGA